Proteins found in one Kluyveromyces marxianus DMKU3-1042 DNA, complete genome, chromosome 2 genomic segment:
- the UBP10 gene encoding ubiquitin-specific protease UBP10, producing the protein MSESLKPLVDRIVSQPLQFKKATKEDSSNVMAEGSSYIMISSGAQKAQQELDDEHKSMVSGTANDASKASTSAGSQTKARKEASKPASFAEALKMYTSKKSAMTSTSTAKQVGLASTSSASSAGKSMTLGDELLLSDDEYRGSSTDDEEHPMSLLDSHATPDSNDAASHSSTYSPGDASSDSSSEDASASNSASNSATASASVSASVSSTSSSDEDEDEVFHEASEFIQTPLQDTSILQNASVHQDGDEDDSDDGSFHGNSDSSTQNSSDEGEGNLSISEDEKEALKLESLEHQGSSCNNKLPSEKAEEQEEDEDDDEEEEEELKHKSPMPPSPTPPTTLMDKSSFYQFNENANDHGCNKPQRIIKNWGPKLTQLKPRGLLNHGVTCYTNAAVQTMVHIPAIQHYLFQLLRGDYKNTVKAGSVSHVLAETTMKMWAPEATKNTYINPDKLINSLEDINCMMSVWNQEDSHEYFMSLMSRLQEDSVPKGHKMTESIIYDVFGGLLQQSVKCSNCGEVSTTEQPIYDLSLHLKGRKTNGEDNTGLNQNNSQDNSNDQQQSSKRRFSIEKSIRDFFNPELIKRVDNKEGYTCEKCKMVTNALKSNKIIRAPETLVVHLKKFRFNGTSSSKMKQAVSYPMFLDLTEYCHESISSLPVRYQLISVVVHEGRSLSSGHYIAHCKQPDGSWATYDDEYINKITEKQLLKEPNAYYLVYTRLTPKSIQLSNITSSKKSVDFDTPRLHKESSSNQGSKRKNKNQRKNKNKNKSKKRRISQ; encoded by the coding sequence ATGAGCGAGTCTTTGAAACCGCTAGTGGATAGGATTGTTTCGCAGCCCTTACAGTTCAAGAAAGCCACCAAGGAAGACTCATCCAACGTTATGGCAGAAGGTTCTTCGTATATAATGATCTCATCGGGTGCTCAGAAAGCGCAGCAGGAACTCGACGATGAGCACAAGTCGATGGTGTCAGGTACGGCCAACGATGCCAGCAAGGCTAGTACCTCAGCTGGTAGCCAGACCAAGGCTCGCAAGGAGGCATCAAAGCCAGCTTCCTTTGCTGAAGCTTTAAAAATGTACacttccaagaaatcagCGATGACATCCACGTCGACTGCCAAGCAAGTTGGCTTGGCTAGCACGTCGTCAGCATCATCCGCTGGCAAGTCGATGACGTTAGGCGATGAACTGCTTCTCAGCGATGATGAATATCGTGGATCTTCTACGGATGATGAAGAGCATCCTATGTCACTTTTAGATAGTCATGCGACGCCAGATTCCAATGATGCTGCCTCCCATTCATCAACTTACAGTCCTGGAGATGCTTCAAGTGACTCGTCTTCAGAAGACGCTTCTGCTTCTAATTCTGCTTCTAACTCCGCTACTGCATCTGCGTCTGTCTCTGCGTCTGTCTCTTCCACATCGTCGTcagatgaggatgaggatgaagtTTTCCACGAAGCAAGCGAATTCATTCAAACCCCATTACAAGACACCAGCATACTTCAAAATGCATCGGTTCATCAAGATGgagatgaagatgatagCGACGATGGCTCTTTCCATGGGAATTCTGACTCTTCTACCCAAAACAGCAGCGACGAGGGCGAAGGTAACCTAAGTATATCAGAAGATGAGAAAGAAGCTCTAAAACTTGAAAGTTTAGAACACCAGGGGAGCTCATGTAACAACAAGCTTCCAAGTGAAAAGGCTGAGGAACAAGAggaggatgaagatgacgatgaagaagaagaagaagaattgaagcaCAAGTCTCCGATGCCTCCATCGCCAACTCCTCCAACCACTTTAATGGACAAGTCAAGCTTCTACCAATTCAATGAAAATGCAAATGACCATGGTTGCAACAAGCCGCAGCGCATAATCAAGAACTGGGGGCCTAAACTCACTCAGCTAAAACCACGGGGTTTGTTAAACCACGGGGTCACGTGCTATACAAATGCTGCAGTTCAGACTATGGTCCATATTCCTGCCATCCAACACTACTTATTCCAGTTACTTCGTGGAGACTACAAGAATACTGTTAAAGCAGGCTCTGTGTCACACGTCTTGGCAGAAACTACAATGAAAATGTGGGCGCCAGAAGCAACGAAGAATACATACATCAATCCAGACAAGTTAATTAATTCCTTAGAGGATATTAACTGTATGATGAGTGTATGGAATCAAGAGGATTCGCACGAATATTTCATGTCCTTAATGTCCAGACTTCAAGAAGATTCTGTTCCTAAAGGACACAAAATGACTGAATCTATCATATATGATGTGTTCGGTGGTCTATTGCAACAGTCAGTCAAATGTAGTAACTGTGGGGAGGtatcaacaacagaacAACCTATATATGATCTTTCCCTCCATTTGAAAGGCAGGAAAACTAACGGAGAGGACAATACTGGTTTAAACCAAAATAACTCTCAGGATAACTCCAACGATCAACAACAGTCATCCAAGAGAAGATTCTCTATCGAAAAATCTATTCGTGACTTTTTCAATCCAGAATTAATTAAAAGAGTGGATAACAAAGAGGGTTACACCTGTGAAAAGTGCAAGATGGTCACAAACGCTCTAAAGTCTAACAAAATAATACGTGCTCCAGAAACCCTTGTGGtgcatttgaagaagttcagaTTCAATGGTACTTCgtcttcaaaaatgaagCAAGCTGTATCCTATCCGATGTTCTTAGATCTCACAGAATATTGTCATGAATCTATAAGCTCATTGCCAGTTAGATATCAACTAATTAGTGTGGTTGTTCATGAAGGTAGGTCATTGTCTAGTGGTCACTATATTGCTCATTGTAAGCAGCCAGATGGATCTTGGGCTACCTACGATGACGAGtacatcaacaaaataaCTGAAAAACAGCTTCTCAAAGAACCCAATGCATACTATTTGGTGTACACAAGACTAACGCCGAAATCTATACAACTTTCAAACATAACGAGTTCCAAGAAATCAGTTGATTTCGATACACCTAGATTACACAAGGAATCTTCTTCGAATCAAGGTTCTAAACGGAAGAATAAGaatcaaaggaaaaacaagaacaagaacaaaagtaaaaagagaagaatatcTCAATAG
- the MRPL19 gene encoding mitochondrial 54S ribosomal protein uL11m, with translation MSKVAKNLIVKLIVGAGQAAPSPPVGPALGSKGIKAIDFCKEFNARTANYQPGVPIPVLITIKPDRSFAFEMKSPPTGYLLLKAAGLEKAQGQPNIKSPDGVCAELSLKHIYEIAKIKKSDGRHESLELEGIVKSVIGVAKSMGIKVVP, from the coding sequence ATGTCCAAGGTGGCCAAAAATTTGATAGTCAAACTAATCGTCGGGGCCGGTCAAGCAGCTCCATCTCCACCAGTTGGTCCAGCATTAGGGTCCAAAGGTATCAAAGCTATCGACTTTTGCAAAGAATTCAACGCCAGAACAGCGAATTACCAGCCAGGTGTACCTATTCCTGTACTTATTACGATTAAGCCAGATAGAAGTTTTGCATTTGAGATGAAAAGCCCACCTACGGGTTACCTCTTATTGAAGGCTGCCGGATTAGAGAAGGCGCAAGGTCAACCAAATATCAAGAGTCCTGATGGAGTGTGTGCAGAACTATCTTTGAAGCACATCTATGAGATAGcaaagatcaagaagtcTGATGGAAGACATGAGAGTTTGGAACTTGAGGGAATTGTGAAGTCTGTAATCGGTGTCGCAAAGAGCATGGGTATCAAGGTTGTCCCATAA
- the NPR1 gene encoding serine/threonine protein kinase NPR1, giving the protein MSSLTKLLQEKRNQEPTSASSSKSALTSSLKESLAESRNANAQEKQATAGSPLNVNPNGTVVSTPVEINHVAQSHGTGSGTTVRQVDSNDDGSLESSYEFSHSFINANSAHTATMYGSSLSNKTLSGSIMISNGKLPQEGNNNTITGRTPSKFGTSIGRQNTLPSLSSSIPYSAPNSNPAHDSATTNSAESSASSSWLDKHGSLPSNISAIDSNVISSPKVDSVEPRFVITKQKLKEKTAMNHEAHKSVSRSNSISSQLGNFFFSKNKDNSPTLVASSYGAGVSQPNHNIHPNNSNNSNAAAANYSSSYSGSHNPSSPLVGNNSSAIPKPIRARASSIYNSSRQPSSSFTDHGIGSPQSFHDGVPQAQYTPKSRHSSVADLKRFFKKHGAGNATSSYSESPPISANMSNISGSSVGFAPGSLGSNDIVYAASQVPTLPFSKRYSKTGENLGAGAGGSVRLMKRVSDGQVFAVKEFRAKFDHESKRDYVKKITSEYCIGTTLRHPNIIATIEIVYENNRIFQVMEYCDYDLFAIVMSNKMSYEEICCCFKQILTGIEYLHSIGLAHRDMKLDNCVINSQGIVKLIDFGAAVVFSYPHSKTLVESSGIVGSDPYLAPEVCIFTKYDPRPVDIWSVAILFACMVLKKFPWKIPKLRDNSFKLFCSGRDCDSLSTLVTRTPKPPSYDNVIQSGTADEPAPKSNNPSDPNNTNIGPQRLLHSLPEECQHIIGRMVDLAPACRANIEEVLNDPWVQSIDMCTVEVDEHGHSTVVPGLDHKHTQVDQSEAHIAGLEKKKKGK; this is encoded by the coding sequence ATGTCTTCTTTGACCAAACTGctacaagaaaaaaggaacCAGGAGCCTACTTCTGCTTCCTCTTCGAAATCAGCCTTGACAAGCTCCTTGAAGGAGTCGCTAGCTGAATCTAGGAATGCCAATGCCCAAGAGAAACAGGCTACTGCTGGATCCCCCTTAAATGTCAATCCTAATGGTACCGTTGTATCTACGCCAGTAGAAATCAACCATGTGGCCCAGAGTCACGGAACGGGTAGTGGAACCACTGTGAGACAAGTAGACTCGAATGATGATGGTTCCCTGGAAAGTTCATACGAATTTTCTCACTCGTTTATAAACGCTAATTCGGCACATACCGCAACCATGTATGGATCCTCTTTATCCAACAAGACCCTCTCGGGTTCCATTATGATTTCAAATGGAAAGCTACCGCAGGAAGGTAATAACAACACCATTACTGGTAGAACCCCAAGTAAGTTTGGAACTAGTATTGGGAGACAGAATACCCTTCCATCACTCTCTTCAAGTATACCGTACTCTGCACCAAACTCGAACCCAGCTCATGACTCAGCCACAACTAATAGTGCGGAATCATCAGCCTCATCCTCGTGGTTAGACAAACATGGCTCGTTACCAAGCAACATATCTGCTATCGATTCTAACGTTATTTCTTCCCCAAAAGTCGACTCCGTCGAGCCTCGTTTCGTAATTACAAAGCAAAagctaaaagaaaaaacagcAATGAATCATGAAGCTCATAAATCAGTGTCAAGATCAAACTCCATATCTTCGCAGTTAGGcaactttttcttctccaagaaTAAGGACAATAGTCCAACTTTAGTGGCCTCCTCGTACGGCGCTGGCGTCTCTCAACCTAACCATAATATCCATCCAAACAACtccaacaacagcaacgcagcagcagccaacTATAGCAGCAGCTATAGCGGATCTCACAATCCTTCGTCGCCATTAGTTGGAAACAATAGTTCGGCAATCCCGAAACCAATCAGAGCTAGGGCTTCGTCCATTTACAACTCTTCAAGACAGCCTTCATCATCGTTCACTGATCATGGCATAGGATCTCCGCAGTCTTTCCATGATGGTGTTCCTCAAGCTCAGTACACCCCCAAATCTCGCCATAGTTCAGTGGCCGACTTAAAGAGATTCTTTAAGAAGCATGGCGCTGGAAATGCTACTTCATCATACAGCGAATCTCCACCTATCAGCGCTAACATGTCGAATATAAGTGGTAGCAGTGTTGGGTTTGCTCCTGGCTCATTGGGATCTAATGATATCGTTTATGCAGCCTCTCAGGTTCCAACCCTTCCTTTCAGCAAACGTTACTCAAAGACAGGAGAGAATCTaggtgctggtgctggtggtTCTGTTAGGTTAATGAAACGGGTCAGCGATGGTCAAGTATTTGCTGTTAAAGAATTTAGAGCCAAATTCGACCACGAATCGAAACGGGATTACGTGAAGAAAATAACCTCCGAGTACTGTATCGGTACCACTTTACGTCATCCTAATATTATTGCTACGATCGAAATTGTTTATGAGAACAATAGAATTTTCCAGGTTATGGAATATTGTGACTACGATCTTTTCGCCATTGTTATGAGCAACAAAATGTCTTACGAGGAAATATGTTGTTGTTTCAAACAAATCCTTACAGGTattgaatatcttcataGCATTGGGTTAGCACATCGTGACATGAAGTTAGATAACTGTGTTATCAACAGCCAAGGAATTGTTAAATTAATCGATTTTGGTGCTGCCGTAGTTTTCTCTTACCCTCATTCAAAGACATTGGTCGAATCTAGTGGTATTGTTGGTAGTGACCCATATTTAGCCCCAGAAGTGTGCATTTTCACTAAATATGACCCAAGACCAGTGGATATCTGGTCTGTGGCAATCCTGTTTGCATGTATggtattgaagaaattccCATGGAAAATTCCAAAGTTAAGGGACAACTCATTCAAATTATTCTGTTCTGGTAGAGATTGTGACTCTTTGAGTACCCTAGTAACAAGAACACCCAAGCCACCAAGCTACGATAATGTCATTCAATCTGGTACTGCTGACGAACCAGCTCCCAAATCAAACAATCCATCTGATCCCAACAACACAAATATCGGCCCTCAGAGATTACTACACTCCTTACCTGAGGAATGCCAACACATCATTGGGAGAATGGTGGACTTGGCACCTGCATGCCGTGCAAACATCGAGGAAGTTCTAAATGACCCATGGGTCCAATCAATTGACATGTGTACAGTAGAAGTTGATGAACATGGACACTCAACAGTTGTGCCTGGATTAGATCACAAGCATACACAAGTGGACCAAAGTGAAGCGCATATTGCTGGCcttgagaagaagaagaagggaaaatGA
- the NOP6 gene encoding Nop6p → MAEEQKLTKKQLKAQQFKKSKDEREQDKEDKKRQREEEEQKKAEAEAAPKKKRKTRRGKGGKTKKGNRFIVFVGNLPHGTTASQLQAHFKASSPDHIRMRPDKGIAFLEFDGDKDHENIQRRMDVALLQHKTTLADRKINVELTVGGGGNSATRLEKLRSKNEKLDQERSQRMTKLISDSRSKKTGADAAQQAKTPASDSTKSSSVPPGIHPDRARLIK, encoded by the coding sequence TCAACAGTTCAAGAAGAGCAAAGAcgaaagagaacaagataaagaggacaagaagaggcaaagagaagaggaagagcaGAAGAAAGCCGAGGCTGAAGCTGCtcccaagaagaagagaaagactAGAAGGGGTAAAGGTGGAAAAACGAAGAAGGGAAACAGATTCATTGTGTTTGTAGGAAACTTACCTCACGGAACAACCGCATCGCAACTACAAGCCCACTTCAAGGCCAGCAGTCCAGACCACATCAGAATGAGACCAGATAAGGGCATTGCGTTCCTAGAGTTCGACGGTGATAAGGACCATGAAAAtatccaaagaagaatggaCGTGGCTCTACTTCAACACAAGACCACGCTTGCTGACCGTAAGATCAACGTCGAACTTACGGTTGGAGGCGGTGGTAACAGTGCTACACGTCTTGAAAAACTAAGATCCAAGAACGAAAAGCTAGACCAAGAGCGTTCGCAACGTATGACAAAGTTGATCAGCGATAGCAGGAGCAAGAAAACTGGTGCTGATGCAGCTCAACAGGCCAAGACGCCTGCAAGCGACTCTACTAAATCCTCGTCTGTTCCTCCTGGCATCCATCCGGACAGAGCAAGACTCATCAAATAG